The following nucleotide sequence is from Nitratidesulfovibrio termitidis HI1.
CGGAATCCTTGAGCAGCATGGAGAAAAGCGCGATGGAAACCTGTTCGCCGGTGGCGATGAGGGCGTCCACTTCTGCCGGGTCCGGGTCCGTGGACCACTCATCGGCCAGGGCCAGCAGGCGGTTGGTTTCGCCCGAGCGGGCGGAAAGCACCACCACCGGCTTGTAGCCGTCGCGCAGCGCCCGCCGCACCTTCTCGCGCACCTGCTTCATGCACTCGAGGTTGGCGACGGACGTGCCGCCGAACTTCTGCACCAGAATACGCATACCGCTTCCTTATCGTGCGTTGTGTCGAGCGTTGTGCCCGGTGTTGTGCCCGTGCTGTGCCCGTGCTGTGGATGTCGTGCGCCGGGCCGGGGCCCGGCAGCGTTGCTACGTGTTCTCTTGGTCGTTGCGGGCGGCGGGGGCCTGCGTGGCCGTGACCACCGCCCCGTCCGGCGCCCCGTCCGGCGCTCTGTCGGGCGCCGTATCGGGTGTCGTAACGGTCGCCGTAACGGTCGCCGTTTCCGGCATCACGAGGTCCGCGACCTCGCACGCCGTCGCAGCCAGTACGCGGCATGCCGCCTCTCCCCGGGCAATGGCCGTGATGAGCCTGCCGTGCGTGGCCGGAAGCCAGGTGAGCTCCAGCCTGTCGGGGGGCAGCACGTCGGCCGGAAGGCGCTCTGCCCATTCGACGATGACCAGCGCCCGCCGAGGGCCTTCCGTTTCCAGAAGGTCCAGCAGGGCGTCGTCCGCCACCGCCAGGGCGGCGCCGGGCGCCTGTTCCAGCCGGTAGAGGTCGTAATGGGCCGTTTCCGGCCGGGTGGGGTACATGTTGCAAATATTGAAGCTGGGGCTGCTGACCTCGGCATCGTTGCCGCCGGGCAGCGCCTCCACCAGGCCGCGCACGAGGGTGGTCTTGCCCTCGCCAAGCCCGCCGGACAGCAGCAGGGTGCGCGCGCCGGGCTGGCTGGCAAAGGCCAGCGCCAGGGCGCGCCCCAGGCGCAAGGTGTCGCCGGGGCCGGGCAGCCGCAGGGTCAGGGCCGTGTCATGCCCGACTGGTCTGAGGGGCCGGGCGGGCCGGACGGAATTCGCTGGGGCCATGCGCCCGACGGCTACGCCCCCGCAAGGGTGCGCAGCACGTCCTCCTTGCCGATGACGCCCACCAGCTTGCCCGCGTCAACCACGGGCAGGGTGTGGTACTTGGAGTCCACCATCAGGCTGGCCACTTCGTCGATGGGCGTCTGCGGCCCCACGGTGACCGGGGCCGGCGTCATGGCCTGGCCCACGTTGGTGGCGGAGATCTTGCGCATCTCCTCGTCCAGGTCGCTCATGGAACGCAGGGGAATGAAGCCGTCAAGCACGGTGAACAGGGTCGGCAGGTTCAGCTTCTTGTGCTGGGCGATGAGGTCGCTCTGGCAGATGACGCCGACAAGGACACCCTTTTCGTTCACCACGGGCAGGCCGTTGAACTTGCGCTGGATCATGATGCGGGCCGCTTCGGCAATGCCGGTTTCCGGGGTGACGGTGA
It contains:
- the tsaE gene encoding tRNA (adenosine(37)-N6)-threonylcarbamoyltransferase complex ATPase subunit type 1 TsaE — translated: MAPANSVRPARPLRPVGHDTALTLRLPGPGDTLRLGRALALAFASQPGARTLLLSGGLGEGKTTLVRGLVEALPGGNDAEVSSPSFNICNMYPTRPETAHYDLYRLEQAPGAALAVADDALLDLLETEGPRRALVIVEWAERLPADVLPPDRLELTWLPATHGRLITAIARGEAACRVLAATACEVADLVMPETATVTATVTTPDTAPDRAPDGAPDGAVVTATQAPAARNDQENT
- a CDS encoding CBS domain-containing protein, which gives rise to MLLAKDIMTAAPVTVTPETGIAEAARIMIQRKFNGLPVVNEKGVLVGVICQSDLIAQHKKLNLPTLFTVLDGFIPLRSMSDLDEEMRKISATNVGQAMTPAPVTVGPQTPIDEVASLMVDSKYHTLPVVDAGKLVGVIGKEDVLRTLAGA